In Opitutaceae bacterium TAV5, one genomic interval encodes:
- a CDS encoding sugar-binding protein — translation MGPVPAAPEFGLSLQLIHDAAKTKTTEHAQYARRNLMRKQAGIALLPPKEPLKKGETDPKTTIYRSGWNIPQLVSYLYPANRDRLVWQPPGGGQVEFLRDDMEATPPRFSPEGWHCKEIAAGHYRLTDREGWVWEYKNGLPATLTAPSGRQLEFFHDKGLLVRVLQYLSAAEKGTRKEVLRVTWNDQRKPVRLVSDLMEHRLTYDKDTGHLIRWDSTFFTLASNAAAERKSVNETRPETDPVINLETGSPALAENGNAMGAMHFRYIEDVLAVIRYPGGRTERFRWEIEKGRLLDDGLATYEHSGAERSGYTLSRTDRAGRKTTVRHDYAKSTLTTTYPDGSREVTAYQRRAAGRGLLRERTGRDGQVTYRVDYNTRHLPVRIRELGKAEIRQVYDERDRLVEIWRAPMGALPGSEFGVSGSGLSASGSPATPATASNPKPETLNAKPDGEAVAVAGQLVRRFLYTGASRKPSAILNAAGNRTQMEYDERNQLVRLVAEGGAETTFRYDVWGRMVYRKTPAGFIEQVKYDDEGRPVEQRGEDGRIATTRYDKAGRLLQRTEAGVVYSYRYDNAGRPFEVQRNHQPWGKWAYLAEALTLPEPKKAPSTWQPAPASVFLQGVSFTDARGHTTKRFYDAEGRLAAVIDPLGQWTIYRYNAVNEVTGWIDPRGNALWLERDAMGRIVRQDNALGQTLLWTYDSAGRLATRANGEQTARYRYDAAGRLTSIDYGRGQVVTYERDGLGRLVAARTAEITTRYTYDALDRVTRVEQHPRNGPPSGVAYTWTPHGQKAAITMLSVNPSDPSGLLKPGSTTVNRYDAIGRLTGIELDGTLTARYVYSQAAPRLELKALGNGLSYRYAYDDFGRMAALEVMGRDGSLRQRLRYVWDEHGMLARRVLERPAPAPVSFVGVALAKPAPAAFLMPSSAAAGSAGGDNDAAPKSPPAAAPVVVELNYGYDALGRLVTVNSPQDPRQNRRYRYDGAGNLVENRSPSQWLQMEYDAANQLVRKAGFPGGADAADAPSGAPASVTQFRYDRAGRMTQEIEGDQAVRSFSYGYLDKVMTVQRPDGRAAAYAYDAAGMLVGKATRPDAGAAPQTEWWVWDGLALVQRGDEVFVNEPHPAGGMTLMSRTPGDDPAPAAGIGRASVADASAIADPTPRPAAGAVEERL, via the coding sequence ATGGGACCAGTTCCTGCTGCGCCAGAGTTCGGCCTGTCACTCCAGTTGATCCATGATGCAGCGAAGACCAAAACCACCGAGCACGCGCAGTATGCCCGCCGCAATCTCATGCGAAAGCAGGCCGGGATTGCGTTATTACCACCGAAGGAACCGTTGAAAAAGGGTGAGACGGACCCGAAAACTACCATCTACCGCTCGGGCTGGAACATTCCGCAACTGGTCAGCTACCTCTATCCCGCCAACCGCGACCGGCTGGTCTGGCAGCCGCCGGGCGGCGGGCAGGTCGAGTTTCTCCGCGACGACATGGAGGCCACGCCGCCCCGATTCAGCCCCGAAGGCTGGCATTGCAAGGAAATCGCCGCCGGCCACTACCGGCTGACCGACCGCGAGGGCTGGGTGTGGGAGTACAAAAACGGACTGCCCGCGACGCTGACCGCGCCTTCGGGCCGCCAGCTCGAATTTTTCCACGACAAGGGCCTGCTCGTCCGGGTGCTCCAGTACCTGAGCGCGGCGGAAAAAGGCACCCGCAAGGAGGTGCTGCGCGTCACCTGGAACGACCAGCGCAAACCGGTCCGCCTCGTCAGCGACCTGATGGAGCACCGGCTCACGTACGACAAGGACACCGGCCACCTCATCCGCTGGGATTCCACCTTTTTCACCCTCGCCAGCAACGCCGCCGCCGAGCGCAAGAGCGTCAACGAAACCCGCCCCGAGACCGATCCCGTGATCAACCTCGAAACCGGATCGCCCGCCCTGGCCGAGAACGGCAATGCGATGGGCGCGATGCATTTTCGGTACATCGAGGATGTGCTCGCCGTGATCCGTTATCCCGGTGGCCGCACCGAGCGGTTTCGCTGGGAGATCGAAAAGGGCCGGCTGCTCGACGACGGGCTGGCCACCTACGAACATTCCGGGGCCGAGCGCAGCGGCTACACCCTGAGCCGCACCGACCGCGCAGGCCGCAAGACGACCGTCCGCCACGACTACGCCAAATCCACGCTGACCACCACGTACCCCGACGGCAGCCGCGAGGTGACGGCCTACCAGCGCCGCGCCGCCGGCCGCGGCCTCCTGCGCGAGCGCACAGGTCGCGACGGGCAGGTGACCTACCGGGTGGACTACAACACCCGCCATCTGCCCGTGCGTATCCGCGAACTCGGCAAAGCCGAAATCCGCCAGGTGTACGACGAGCGCGACCGCCTCGTGGAAATCTGGCGCGCGCCGATGGGGGCGTTGCCCGGTTCAGAGTTTGGAGTTTCGGGTTCGGGGTTGTCGGCATCGGGATCGCCAGCGACACCCGCAACCGCCAGCAACCCCAAACCCGAAACCCTGAACGCCAAACCCGACGGCGAAGCCGTCGCCGTCGCCGGCCAGCTTGTCCGGCGTTTCCTCTACACCGGCGCGTCCCGCAAACCCTCGGCCATCCTCAATGCCGCCGGCAACCGCACGCAGATGGAGTACGACGAGCGCAACCAGCTCGTGCGCCTGGTCGCCGAAGGCGGGGCCGAAACCACTTTCCGTTACGATGTCTGGGGCCGGATGGTGTACCGCAAGACGCCCGCCGGGTTTATCGAGCAGGTCAAATACGACGACGAGGGCCGCCCCGTCGAACAGCGCGGGGAAGACGGCCGCATCGCCACCACCCGCTACGACAAGGCCGGCCGCCTGCTCCAGCGCACCGAGGCCGGCGTGGTGTATTCGTACCGCTATGACAACGCGGGCCGCCCGTTCGAGGTGCAGCGCAACCACCAGCCCTGGGGCAAGTGGGCCTACCTCGCCGAGGCCCTGACGCTGCCGGAGCCGAAAAAAGCCCCGTCCACCTGGCAGCCCGCGCCGGCCAGCGTGTTTTTGCAGGGCGTGAGTTTCACCGACGCGCGCGGGCACACGACGAAACGGTTTTACGATGCCGAGGGCCGGCTCGCCGCGGTCATCGACCCGCTCGGCCAGTGGACGATCTACCGCTACAACGCCGTGAACGAAGTCACCGGCTGGATCGACCCGCGCGGCAACGCCCTCTGGCTGGAGCGCGACGCCATGGGCCGCATCGTCCGGCAGGACAACGCGCTCGGCCAGACGCTGCTCTGGACTTACGACAGCGCCGGCCGCCTCGCCACCCGCGCCAACGGCGAGCAGACCGCCCGCTACCGCTACGACGCCGCCGGCCGGCTCACCTCCATCGACTACGGCCGCGGCCAGGTCGTCACCTACGAGCGCGACGGCCTCGGCCGGCTTGTCGCCGCCCGGACCGCCGAGATCACTACGCGCTACACGTACGACGCGCTCGACCGCGTGACGCGCGTGGAGCAGCACCCGCGCAACGGTCCTCCTTCGGGCGTCGCCTACACGTGGACACCGCACGGGCAGAAGGCCGCGATCACCATGCTTTCCGTCAATCCCTCCGATCCGTCCGGCCTGCTGAAACCCGGCAGCACGACGGTCAACCGTTACGACGCCATCGGCCGGCTGACCGGCATCGAACTGGATGGCACGCTCACGGCCCGCTACGTTTACAGCCAGGCGGCTCCCCGCCTGGAACTCAAGGCGCTCGGCAACGGGCTCAGCTACCGCTACGCTTACGACGATTTCGGCCGGATGGCCGCGCTGGAGGTCATGGGCCGGGACGGCTCGCTTCGCCAGCGTCTCCGCTACGTGTGGGACGAGCACGGCATGCTCGCCCGCCGCGTGCTGGAGAGGCCCGCGCCGGCGCCGGTTTCCTTCGTCGGAGTCGCCTTGGCGAAGCCCGCGCCGGCCGCCTTCCTGATGCCGTCGTCAGCCGCCGCAGGGTCCGCCGGCGGCGACAACGACGCAGCCCCGAAATCGCCTCCCGCCGCCGCGCCCGTTGTCGTGGAGCTCAACTACGGTTACGACGCGCTCGGCCGGCTCGTCACGGTCAACTCGCCGCAGGACCCTCGGCAAAATCGCCGCTACCGCTACGATGGCGCCGGCAACCTCGTGGAAAACCGCTCTCCCTCGCAATGGCTGCAAATGGAGTACGACGCCGCCAACCAGCTCGTGCGCAAGGCCGGTTTCCCCGGCGGCGCCGACGCGGCTGACGCCCCCTCCGGCGCCCCGGCCTCGGTGACGCAATTCCGTTACGACCGCGCCGGCCGGATGACGCAGGAAATCGAAGGCGACCAGGCCGTGCGCAGTTTCAGCTACGGGTATCTCGACAAGGTGATGACGGTGCAGCGCCCCGACGGGCGCGCCGCCGCCTATGCCTACGACGCGGCGGGCATGCTGGTCGGCAAGGCCACGCGCCCCGATGCCGGCGCCGCGCCGCAAACGGAGTGGTGGGTGTGGGACGGCCTCGCGCTGGTGCAGCGCGGCGACGAGGTGTTTGTCAACGAGCCGCACCCGGCCGGCGGCATGACGCTGATGAGCCGCACGCCGGGGGACGACCCCGCGCCTGCGGCCGGCATCGGCCGGGCATCTGTCGCCGACGCCTCCGCCATCGCCGACCCGACGCCCCGACCGGCGGCCGGCGCGGTCGAAGAGAGACTCTGA
- a CDS encoding transposase — protein sequence MNERTENTNEGIGGEAASKDMSGGVIRVDEELIRSHLDKVVVSTVEQTLNGLLEAEAEQLCKAGRYEHTGQRVDTRAGHYERQYQTKAGEVTLRMPKLRKLPFETAIIERYRRRESSVEEALVEMYLAGVSVRRVEDITEALWGSRVSPSTLSELNQKIAVQIDTWRARPIEGKHAYVYLDGIWLKRSWGGEVKNVSILVAVGVNTEGYREVLAVEEGTKEDKASWQNFLRRIKERGLKAVKLFISDKCLGLVESLAEFYPEAKHQRCAVHFYRNVWSLVPAGKVRDVAAMLKAIHASEDRASARTKAAQVTAKLREMKLPAAAQLVETGIDETLNYYDFPSQHWRSLRTNNPLERLMREIRRRTRAVGAFPDGNSAMILVAARLRHVAGSQWGQKRYMDMTHLNQTCVMENQTRAA from the coding sequence ATGAACGAAAGAACTGAAAATACGAATGAAGGTATCGGCGGAGAAGCGGCGAGCAAAGATATGTCCGGCGGAGTGATCCGTGTGGATGAAGAGCTGATCAGGAGCCATCTGGACAAGGTGGTGGTGAGCACGGTGGAGCAAACGCTCAACGGGCTGCTTGAAGCGGAGGCCGAGCAGTTGTGCAAGGCAGGGCGCTACGAGCATACCGGGCAGCGTGTGGACACGCGTGCGGGCCATTATGAGCGTCAATATCAGACGAAGGCAGGAGAAGTGACGCTGAGGATGCCCAAGCTGAGGAAACTGCCGTTTGAGACGGCAATAATCGAACGCTACCGTCGACGTGAAAGCAGCGTGGAGGAGGCATTGGTGGAGATGTATCTGGCAGGTGTGTCGGTGCGACGAGTCGAAGACATCACCGAGGCGCTGTGGGGTTCGCGGGTGAGTCCGTCGACCCTGAGCGAACTCAACCAGAAGATCGCGGTGCAAATCGACACCTGGCGGGCTCGCCCGATCGAAGGCAAACACGCCTATGTTTATCTGGACGGCATCTGGCTGAAACGCAGCTGGGGCGGGGAAGTCAAAAACGTGAGCATCCTGGTGGCAGTCGGAGTGAACACCGAAGGCTACCGCGAAGTGCTTGCGGTCGAAGAAGGCACGAAAGAAGACAAAGCCTCGTGGCAAAACTTCCTTCGTCGCATCAAGGAGCGAGGGCTCAAGGCAGTGAAGCTGTTCATCTCGGACAAGTGCCTGGGATTGGTGGAAAGCCTGGCCGAGTTTTATCCCGAGGCCAAACACCAACGCTGCGCAGTGCATTTTTACCGCAATGTCTGGTCACTGGTGCCTGCCGGCAAGGTGCGCGATGTGGCCGCCATGCTCAAGGCGATCCATGCGAGCGAGGATCGGGCATCGGCCCGCACCAAGGCCGCGCAGGTAACCGCCAAGCTGCGCGAGATGAAACTGCCCGCGGCCGCACAACTGGTGGAAACCGGGATCGACGAAACGCTCAATTATTACGACTTCCCCAGTCAGCACTGGCGTTCATTGCGAACAAACAATCCGCTCGAAAGGCTCATGCGTGAGATACGCCGCAGAACGCGTGCGGTGGGAGCGTTTCCTGACGGCAACTCCGCGATGATCCTTGTGGCCGCACGCCTGCGGCATGTGGCAGGCTCGCAGTGGGGCCAGAAACGCTACATGGATATGACCCATCTGAACCAGACTTGCGTGATGGAAAACCAAACACGCGCAGCATGA